Part of the Tetragenococcus koreensis genome, CAACCAACACCAGCACAGCCCATCGAAGGGTTTTCCCAATTATCTTCCACAAAGCGAATATCATGTTCTAAAGGATCAATCCCTAATAAAGTCAAACTTTTTAGGTAAAGTTCTTGAATATTTTCAGGAGAAGGCTTCATTACTACTTGTAATTGATGGTGTTGGTACAGACGATTTGGATTTTGCCCGTAACGACCATCAGCAGGTCGTCTAGAAGGCTCAACATAGCAAGCATTCCACGGCTCCGGTCCAATCGCACGCAAAATAGTGTATGGACTCATGGTTCCTGCCCCTTTTTCTGTATCATAAGCTTGCATGATCATACAACCGTTGTCAGACCAATATTTCTGCAAGCGTAAAATCATTTCTTGTAAAGTAATTTTTTTTGCCATTTTTTTGCTCCTCTCAAATTTGCGATAAAAAAGTCCCTATATCTATACATCCTTTGCATAGATATAGGGACGAATAATTTCGCGGTTCCACCCTACTTCCGATCCAATTATCGGCAGCTTTTTAATTGTGCTCACAATTGCCTGTGGTCAAAGTTCTTCTGTCTGGCTCACACTTTCCCAAACTCGCTAAGAGAAGTTGTTCTTTTCCTTTAAATGATCATCGCACGATTTAATTACTACTATCATAGTAGTAAAAGTAGTCATTTGTCAAATAAAAAGTGAAATTTTCTGAAATACTTCAATCTACCTGGGTTTTAAAACGTCTCCCCATTCTTGCATCTGATCAATAAACTTTTTACTTTTTAAATTCAAACCTACATGTTCTTCATATAATTGGTCAATTGTTTGCCGGATCGCCTTTTTGGTTTCTTTTTTTACTTTGATGGAATGAATTTTATCATAAGAAATTTGAGAAAAAAGGCGAATAAAATGAATCGCCCGTGGATCAGCATGATAACGACGTAAATCGTGATCCCAATGTTTTTCACATAAAATCCCATTGTATTTTGAAGAATAATCAAACTTTCCTTGAGTTCTTCCACAAATTGCACATTCCTGCCAATTAATAGTAATACCAAAACGTTGTAAAATCTGGATTTCAAAAATATTGGTTAAAATTTCGCCATCAATTTCTTGGTCTAACATCTCCAGTGCTTGGTATAAAAAAGTGTATAGATGGGGATCGTAGACCTTATCTTCAATCGCAGCGTCTGCTAGGTTCATCATGTAAGTGGCAAAACCCGCAGCGAAAATATCTTCTTGAATATGCGTAAAGGGATGAATAAACTTTGCACTATTTAAAAAAGAAAGTCCTTCACTGTTGAATTTTCCAATGTAAGTCGCTTGCGTATAAGGTAAGATAGCCGGGGTCAACGGATTATTTTTGCGGTGAGCCCCTTTGACATAAAACATCAATTTTCCGCTTGATTCAGTGAAAATTTTGACCAACATATCTTTTTCTTTATGGTCTTTACGGAATAAAATAATTCCTTTTGATTCTGCTTGATTCATGCGATATCTCCTTTGAAAAAAAGGTTAAAAGGTTTCTTTTTTATAACCGAAATCATTTAAGGATCTTTGTTTATCGCGCCAATCTTTTTGGACTTTTACCCAGAGTTCTAGGTAAACTTTGTCACCCAGCATTTTTTCCATATCTTGGCGAGCTTTAATGCCAATTTCTTTGAGCATCTTGCCGCTCTTACCAATAATAATCCCCTTTTGACTATCGCGCTCAACAATAATTGTCGCTTGAATACGGATTTTATCATTCTCATCTCGCTTCATTGAATCGATCGTTACAGCGACTGAGTGCGGAATTTCATCGTGTGTTAAAAGCAGAACTTTTTCGCGGATTAATTCAGAAACAATAAAGTATTCAGGATGATCGGTAATTTGATCTTCAGGGAAATATTGTGGACCTGTTGGCATTTGATCTTCTAATAGTTGCATCAGTGTCTCAAAGTTATTCCCTTGAGTTGCTGAAACAGGAACAACTTCAGCAAAAGTCATTTGTTTCGAATAATCTTCGATAACTGCTAATAAATTATCCGGATGAATTTTATCGATTTTGTTAATGACTAAGAAGACCGGAACTGAGAGTTTCTGCAGCCGTTCAATGATCAGATTATCACCTTTCCCTCGTTTTTCATCGGCACTGATCATAAATAATACAGCTTCAACTTCTTGTAATGCACCATAAGCTTCATTCACCATGTAATCGCCTAGACGATGCTTGGGTTTATGAATCCCTGGGGTATCGATAAAAATCATTTGCATGTCTTTGGTAGTATAAACACCTTGGATTTTGTTACGTGTGGTTTGCGCTTTGTCACTCATGATCGCAATTTTTTGACCCACAATTCGATTTAATAAAGTAGATTTTCCCACATTGGGACGGCCAACAATGGCCACAAAGCCAGACTTATGCTCTGTCATTTACTGATTTCCTCTTTTCTAATAGATAAGTAATTGATAAATTTTCGGTAAAAAAATGAGTGCGCCGACAACCACAGTGAAAATAGCGGTAATTAAAACAGCTCCCGCTGCAGTATCTTTGATTTTCTTACCCAGAGGATGAAAGTGCTTATTAGTCACCATATCCACGACATTTTCAAAAATCGTATTCAATATCTCCATGACTAGCATTAAAAAAATGCATAAACCGATCCAAAGCCATTCAAAGCGTTCAAGTTGCAGTATTAGCCCTAAAATAGTAATTAATACTGCACAAACGCTATGAATACGCATATTACGTTCATCTTTATAAACAGTTTTTATGCCAGTAATTGCAAATTCAATTGAGTTAATCAGATTTTTGTTTTTTCCAACGCTACGCTTTTTATCGTTTGAGTCCATAGGCATTCAAGATTTCCTTTTGTAATCCAAACATCACTTTTTCGTCTTCGGGTGTCATATGATCATACCGGTTGATATGCAAAAAGCCATGAAGTGCTAAGAAACCTACTTCGCGTTCGTAACTGTGGCCATACTCAGCTGCTTGTTCTTGAGCGCGCTCAGTTGAAATCATAATATCACCTAATTCATTAGGTAAATCAACTAGCTCCTCGTCAGCAAAAAAGATCGGC contains:
- a CDS encoding diacylglycerol kinase family protein; the protein is MPMDSNDKKRSVGKNKNLINSIEFAITGIKTVYKDERNMRIHSVCAVLITILGLILQLERFEWLWIGLCIFLMLVMEILNTIFENVVDMVTNKHFHPLGKKIKDTAAGAVLITAIFTVVVGALIFLPKIYQLLIY
- the ybeY gene encoding rRNA maturation RNase YbeY; this translates as MEITFIDDTKQVTKKEMADIESLLQFAADYLELPENTEMSITFMDNEGIQVINRDYRGKDAPTDVISFAIEDEGEEETPIFFADEELVDLPNELGDIMISTERAQEQAAEYGHSYEREVGFLALHGFLHINRYDHMTPEDEKVMFGLQKEILNAYGLKR
- the era gene encoding GTPase Era encodes the protein MTEHKSGFVAIVGRPNVGKSTLLNRIVGQKIAIMSDKAQTTRNKIQGVYTTKDMQMIFIDTPGIHKPKHRLGDYMVNEAYGALQEVEAVLFMISADEKRGKGDNLIIERLQKLSVPVFLVINKIDKIHPDNLLAVIEDYSKQMTFAEVVPVSATQGNNFETLMQLLEDQMPTGPQYFPEDQITDHPEYFIVSELIREKVLLLTHDEIPHSVAVTIDSMKRDENDKIRIQATIIVERDSQKGIIIGKSGKMLKEIGIKARQDMEKMLGDKVYLELWVKVQKDWRDKQRSLNDFGYKKETF
- the recO gene encoding DNA repair protein RecO, producing the protein MNQAESKGIILFRKDHKEKDMLVKIFTESSGKLMFYVKGAHRKNNPLTPAILPYTQATYIGKFNSEGLSFLNSAKFIHPFTHIQEDIFAAGFATYMMNLADAAIEDKVYDPHLYTFLYQALEMLDQEIDGEILTNIFEIQILQRFGITINWQECAICGRTQGKFDYSSKYNGILCEKHWDHDLRRYHADPRAIHFIRLFSQISYDKIHSIKVKKETKKAIRQTIDQLYEEHVGLNLKSKKFIDQMQEWGDVLKPR